CTTGAGTTGGAGAATAATGTTCAGCAAAATTATATTCAAGAAATGGAAGTTGAGCTTTTGAGATGCAAGCAAAAGCATATCCAATATTTGCATAGAGAGGAGATTATGGGGTGTCAAAAATCCAGAGTTAAGTGGATTTGTGAAGGTGATGATAACACGGCTTTCTTTCATGCCTCTCttagatgtaaaaagaaatttaagacTTTAGAGAGTATGATTCTCGAAGATGGTAGTGTTTTTGATTCCGGTGAAGCAGTCCTTGAGGAGGCTATTGATTTCTTCCAGCAGCAGTTAACCACGTCGCCAGTGTCTTTTGAGGAGCCTGGTATGAATCTCATAACTTCTATTATTACTGAGGCTGATAATCGGTTTCTTTGTAGAGTTCCAGATTTGATGGAGGTTAAAGAGGCGCTTTGGTTGATCCCACAAGATAGTAGTCTGGGACCTGATGGTTTTTTTACTAGTTTTTTCCATCATGCCTGGGATATTATCAAAGAAGATTTATTGATGTTGGTGATTGAATTCTTTGAGGGGAAGCCTTTAACCACTTTCTTTGGTGCTACCAATATTGTGTTGATACCGAAAGTGGATGAACCAAGGGGTTTTTCGTAATTTAGGCCTATCAGTTTATGTTTTcttgtttataaaattttatccaaGGTTCTGGTGAATAGGTTGGAACCTATcatgaagaaaataatttctaatgAACAATCAGCTTTTATTAAAGGCCGGagcatttttgataatatttttattgctcAAGAAATGATTcaaagtatgaacaagaaaatgagaggTGGTAATGTTatgattaaaattgatatggcaaagGTGTATGACAGGGTAAATTGGAGGTTCTTGTTGGAGGTGATGAAGAGGTTGGGATTCTCAGATCATTGGAGgggtttgatttttaattgtatctcttCTCCTATGTGTTCGGTGATGCTCAATGGTTCTTTGAATGAGTTTTTCAAACCTTCCCAGGGTattaggcaaggggatcctctatcgccatatcttttcattttatcacaAGAATTTCTTTCTTGTATGATTAATGTTGATTTCCAACAGGAAAAAGTAAATCCTTTTAATGCTAATGGAGGTATTCTgatttctcatttgttttatgctgatgatatgctgattttttcaaatggaggtAAAAGATCTCTAGTGCATATTATGAAGACTTTGCAAGCATACCAATCTATTTCTGGGCAGATGGTCAGTCTGGCTaagtcatctatttttttctcctctaaGTTTTCTGTTGCTAGAAAATTAGAGTCTTTAAGGATCACAGGTTTTATGGAGGGTAAATGGCCGTGCAATTATCTGGGAGTTCCGCTGCATGTGGGACGGATGaatatcaaattatttgaaCCTTTGTTGTTGAAGTTGCAGAAAAAATTGGCTGGGTGGAAGAGTAACATTCATTCTTTTGGGGTAAGATTAGTCTCCTCAAACATGTTTTATCTAGCATGTCAATTCATGTTCTCTCTGTTATGAATTTACCTAAGGGTGTTTTCAAGGCCATCAAAAGTATTTTCTCTAGTTTTCTTTGGAATTCGActaatgataaaagaaaaagaaaatgggtttcttggaaaaatatttgtttgcCAGTTGAGGAAGGAGGTCTGGGTATTTGGAGCTTACATGATATTCAAATGTctctttttatgaaatttgcttggaaaTTACTGGAGGGGAATTCGGTGTGGGCAAAATTCTTTCAGAAGAAATATGTGGGTGGTAAGCACCCTGCGGCTCTTTATAATTCCACAGGTTCAAGATTTTGGAAAGGTATTTTGTATGTGATGCCGATTGTGCAACAGAATTCATGTATTTTGGTTAGAAGTGGTGCTTGTaatttttgatttgataattggTTAGGGGATAGGGCCACTGCTAATACTGAAGAGGTTAGTGTAGATGAGAATTTATTGGTGgttgatattttaaataattctggCTGGGATGTGACTAAATTGCGTATGCTGGTGTCGAAAGAGATGGTTCAGAAAATAATCGCCTCGCTGGTTCAAATATCAGGTGGATCAGATATGCGTATTTGGCAGCCTAATCCGGATGGTACTTTCTCTACCAAATCTACTTGGCATTTAATTAGAGAGATAGGGCCTGTTTGTCTTTGGAAAAAATGGTTTTGGCATAAAttggttcaaaaaaaaaatgtcttttgttTGTTGGGGTgctaaaaaatatgttttgccTGTGGATGATATCATTTCTAAGCTAG
This sequence is a window from Carya illinoinensis cultivar Pawnee chromosome 9, C.illinoinensisPawnee_v1, whole genome shotgun sequence. Protein-coding genes within it:
- the LOC122276978 gene encoding uncharacterized protein LOC122276978, coding for MVKFSRKLKKLKQVLKKWNKEVFGKVEVDLKVIEEELLELENNVQQNYIQEMEVELLRCKQKHIQYLHREEIMGCQKSRVKWICEGDDNTAFFHASLRCKKKFKTLESMILEDGSVFDSGEAVLEEAIDFFQQQLTTSPVSFEEPGMNLITSIITEADNRFLCRVPDLMEVKEALWLIPQDSSLGPDGFFTSFFHHAWDIIKEDLLMLVIEFFEGKPLTTFFGATNIVLIPKVDEPRGFS